One Argiope bruennichi chromosome 5, qqArgBrue1.1, whole genome shotgun sequence DNA segment encodes these proteins:
- the LOC129969383 gene encoding 60S ribosomal protein L6-like isoform X2, translated as MAETGKKEVAAVAKKKAHAPRNFKLPGGVWRYSRSTMYSKRRLMKVKKTATPKPKPKKKPKTTIKPIGGEKNGGFRVVKLKKERKFYPTEDRPKLKRTRKMVAFKNHKRYLRESITPGTVLIMLAGRHRGKRVVFLKQLATGLLLVTGPYQVNGCPLRRVNQIYTIATSTKLDISKVKIPEHLDDKYFRRKKPQKKSKKDEEEIFETKKEEYVVTEQRKKDQVEVDKQILDVIKAHPEKNTMLHYLKALFYLQNKMYPHNMKF; from the exons ATGGCCGAAACGGGAAAAAAAGAAGTAGCGGCTGTGGCAAAGAAAAAGGCCCATGCACCTCGGAATTTCAAATTACCTGGGGGAGTATGGCGATATTCTAGGTCTACCATGTATAGCAAGAGAAGACTCATGAAAGTAAAGAAAACAGCAACTCCAAAACCGAAACCTAAGAAGAAGCCCAAGACTACTATTAAACCCATCGGAGGTGAGAAGAATGGAGGATTTCGAGTTGTTAAGCTTAAAAAAGAA AGGAAATTCTATCCAACTGAAGATAGGCCGAAGTTGAAACGTACTCGTAAAATGGTCGCTTTCAAAAACCATAAGCGATACTTGCGTGAGAGTATAACACCCGGAACTGTTCTCATCATGTTAGCTGGCCGCCATCGAGGAAAG AGGGTAGTGTTCTTGAAACAGTTGGCTACTGGTTTGTTATTGGTAACag GTCCTTACCAAGTAAATGGCTGTCCTCTAAGGCGGGTTAATCAAATCTACACTATCGCCACCAGCACTAAATTGGACATTAGTAAAGTAAAAATTCCTGAACATTTGGATGATAAATATTTCCGTAGGAAGAAGCCACAGAAAAAGTCCAAGAAAGATGAAGAAGAAATCTTTGAGACTAAAAAAGAA GAATATGTTGTAACTGAGCAGCGTAAGAAGGACCAAGTTGAAGTAGATAAGCAGATTTTGGATGTAATCAAAGCTCATCCAGAGAAAAACACCATGCTCCACTACTTGAAAGCTCTGTTCTATTTGCAAAATAAGATGTATCCACATAATATGAAATTCTAA
- the LOC129969383 gene encoding 60S ribosomal protein L6-like isoform X1 — MTKFHRMAETGKKEVAAVAKKKAHAPRNFKLPGGVWRYSRSTMYSKRRLMKVKKTATPKPKPKKKPKTTIKPIGGEKNGGFRVVKLKKERKFYPTEDRPKLKRTRKMVAFKNHKRYLRESITPGTVLIMLAGRHRGKRVVFLKQLATGLLLVTGPYQVNGCPLRRVNQIYTIATSTKLDISKVKIPEHLDDKYFRRKKPQKKSKKDEEEIFETKKEEYVVTEQRKKDQVEVDKQILDVIKAHPEKNTMLHYLKALFYLQNKMYPHNMKF; from the exons GATGGCCGAAACGGGAAAAAAAGAAGTAGCGGCTGTGGCAAAGAAAAAGGCCCATGCACCTCGGAATTTCAAATTACCTGGGGGAGTATGGCGATATTCTAGGTCTACCATGTATAGCAAGAGAAGACTCATGAAAGTAAAGAAAACAGCAACTCCAAAACCGAAACCTAAGAAGAAGCCCAAGACTACTATTAAACCCATCGGAGGTGAGAAGAATGGAGGATTTCGAGTTGTTAAGCTTAAAAAAGAA AGGAAATTCTATCCAACTGAAGATAGGCCGAAGTTGAAACGTACTCGTAAAATGGTCGCTTTCAAAAACCATAAGCGATACTTGCGTGAGAGTATAACACCCGGAACTGTTCTCATCATGTTAGCTGGCCGCCATCGAGGAAAG AGGGTAGTGTTCTTGAAACAGTTGGCTACTGGTTTGTTATTGGTAACag GTCCTTACCAAGTAAATGGCTGTCCTCTAAGGCGGGTTAATCAAATCTACACTATCGCCACCAGCACTAAATTGGACATTAGTAAAGTAAAAATTCCTGAACATTTGGATGATAAATATTTCCGTAGGAAGAAGCCACAGAAAAAGTCCAAGAAAGATGAAGAAGAAATCTTTGAGACTAAAAAAGAA GAATATGTTGTAACTGAGCAGCGTAAGAAGGACCAAGTTGAAGTAGATAAGCAGATTTTGGATGTAATCAAAGCTCATCCAGAGAAAAACACCATGCTCCACTACTTGAAAGCTCTGTTCTATTTGCAAAATAAGATGTATCCACATAATATGAAATTCTAA